In Fibrobacter sp. UWB10, the genomic window TCCGATGACAAAACTCAAGATGCCAAGCAGGAATCCGCAAATAATATCAGTCAGCCAGTGCACGCCAAAGTACACGCGCAAAAGTCCCCATGTGAGCGGCAAGAGCATCATGATCCAGCCGTACTGCGGAACCGCATAAAACACCGCCGAGGCCACCGCCAAGTTGTTCATGGTATGGCCAGACGGAAAACTGTACTTGTCGAGAGGCGGAACTTCCGCCTTGATTTGCGGATTCGCCGCAAATGGCCTCGGCCGCTTGGTCGAAAGCTTAACGCCCTCGTACAAGGCGAGCGCCACCACCAAGGCAGCAAGCGCCTGCGCCAAAATCGGCCAAAAATTGGTCCAGCCCAAATGCAAAAAGAGCACCATCGCAAACGCACCCCAAATGTATCCGTCGCCCAGGCGCACGTAAAACTTGAGGAACTTATTCACCTTCGGCGAAAAATGCCGATTCGTCCAATAGACCGAAACCCGGTTGTCAAACTCTGCAATTTTCTTGAACATCGGCGTAAATGTAGTTAATAAAATTCCTATTTTATTAGCCGTTAAAACTAAAAAGGAAACTACAATGCGCGTACTCGTTCTTAATTGCGGCAGCTCCTCGGTCAAGTTCGCCGTTATCGACACCCAGACCAAAGAATCCATCTCCAGCGGCCTCGTCGAAAATATCGGCGTGAATGGCCATGTGAAGGCCAAGGGCCCGGAAGGCAATATCGATTTCAATTTCGATTGCCCGACCCACGCCGAAGCAGTTGCCGAAGTGCAGAAGTTCCTCGCCGAACAGAAGCTCACCGACACCATCGAAGCCATCGGCCACCGTGTGGTGCTCGGCGGCAAGTACGTCAAGAGCGAAAAGGTGACGCAAGAAGTCATCGACTATATCCGCAGCATCACGCTGTTCGCCCCGCTGCACGAACCCGCACACGCCACCGGCATGGAATGCGCCACCAAGTTCTTCCCGGGCCTCCCGCAGGTCGCCGTGTTCGACACCGCCTTCCACCAGACCATGCCGCGCAAGGCCTACCTCTACGGCATCCCCTACAAGTTCTACGAAGAAGACAAAATCCGCCGCTACGGCGCCCATGGCACAAGCCACCGCTTCGTGACCGGCGAAGCCGCCAAGATTCTCGGCAAAAAGCCGGAAGACTGCTGTTTTATTACTGCTCACCTCGGTAACGGTTCCAGCTGCTCCGCCATTTTGAACGGCCAGTGCGTTGACACCACCATGGGCTTCACCCCGCTCGAGGGCCTCATCATGGGCACCCGCTCCGGAAGCATCGACCCGGCAGTGCTCTTCTTCATCAGCAAGAAGTACGGTTACGATATCGACCGCCTCGACAAGCTCGTGAACAAGGAATCGGGCCTGCTCGGTCTCTCCGGACTCAGCAACGACATGCGCACCCTGACGCAGGCCGCAAGCGAAGGCCACGTCGGCGCACAGATTGCCCTCGAAACGTTCGCCTACAGGCTCACCCGCGAAATCGGCGGCATCGCCATGGCACTCCCGCGCATCGACGCCCTGGTGTTCACCGGCGGTATCGGCGAGAACAGCAAGCTTGTCCGCAAGATGGCCATGGACAACCTCAAAATTCTCGGCTACCAGATCGACGACGCCCGCAATGAAGACAACGGCAAGAACTCTGGCCACATTATTTCGAAGGACGGCACGCCGACCGCCATGGTCGTCGCCACCAACGAAGAACTCCTCATCGCCCTCGACACCGAAGCACTGGTGAAGTAAGCTAGGAATTCGGAGTTCGGAATTCAGATTTGATTTCCGAACTGAATTTTCAATATTTATAAATTAAATGCTCCGCTTTAGCGGAGCATTCTTTGTTAATCCTGAATTTTTAATTCCGAATTCTGACTTCTGAAATCTGAACTATTTAATCGTCCATGTCTGCTTGTTCACCTGCAGGATCTTTCTGCCCTGCACCTGAGCGGCAGCGTTACGCACGTCAGCTTCGCTTACCGGGAGCTTGGCCTTCCACATCACGCGGCCCTGCATATCGAACAGTGCCACAGCACCGCGGTTTGCAAGGATTGCGCTCTGCCAGCTGGCCTTCGGAGCAGCGGCAATCGTCGGCCTGATAGAGGTCTTCGGATCAGCACTCAAGATCAAGCGGATAACGCTAGAGCTGGAATCCGTGCCATCTTTTCCGATAAGAGTGAACTGGAACACCGAGCCAACATCGTGTGTTTGACCGGATTTCGACTTCACAATCATGAGGCTGTCCTTAATTTCCCATTCAAGCACCTTTTCGGCAGCCTTCGACAACATCGAGAATTCCAGAGTATCGCCATCGGGGTCGTACATATACTTCTTCAAGTTGATCGTATCGAGCACGACTTCCTTGGCGCCAACATACACCGTATCGATACTCTTGTTGGCCCTGGGCTTATCGTTAACGCATTCAATGCTTGCCGGAATCACAAGTTCAGTCGTAGCACCCTTGGTATCCGTCGCAACCAAAATCAGTTCGGCTTCACCGCAAGCATCTGCAACAGAATTCACCATCAAGTTTCCGCTGTTGAACGTCGGAGCAAGCAGGCTATCGTCGCTTCTTGCCGTAAACGTCAGCGCAGTCACCTTGTCGGTATCATCGGTAAACCAGCTCTGAATTTCAGCCTTGGTATACTTCTTGGCAATCAGGAAGTCTTCCTTGAGGGCAGCAAGGCGCGTGCCCACCGTATCAGCTACACCCTTTACAATAGACGGAGCCTTGTTCTTGTACACAATGGTCAAGTTCACAATCACCGGTTCAGAGGTATCGCCTTCGGCATTCACCACCACATAGACAAACATGTCTTCGCCTTCTTCTTCGGGAGCGGCGTAAGTGAAGGAGCCATCTTCAGCAAGTTCAACCTTACCGTATGTGGCATCTTCAACCAGAACTGCAGTGAGCAAGGACTTTGCGTTGTCGGGGTTCTTATCGTTTGCAAGCACGCCCTTCTTCGCGGTAATTGCATTCACGGTATCCTGCATGACTTCGTAAGCGTCAGCCACAGCAATCGGCGGGTCTGCCACCGGAGTTACCTTCACATAGAAGAACACACTTGCAGTATCCTTACCGTCTACAGCAAACATCGTCACCTTGGCAACACCGTTTGCATTTTCAATCGGTTCCAAATCAACCACATGGTCCGTACCAAATTCGGCATACGTCACTTTGATAATGCCGCTAGACTTCACCTTAACAGGCACGGTTTCGCCTGCAGCGACATCCGGATCAGCGAACTGAAGGTTTGCAAGCGGAATCATGACCGACACCGGATCGAAATCTTCGGCCACCACAAGGGTATCACCAAGCTTATACGAATCTTCGCCGAGAGTCAAGGTAGAATCAGCAATCACCACGGTGAGCGGGTCATCTACATTGGTCACCTTAATGGTAACCGTTCCAATGTTACCCGTTTTCGGGTCATCTTCCTTGGATTCCACAAGCTGGTAGGTAAACACATCTTCGCCAAAGAAATCCTTTTCCGGCGTATAAGTGAATCCACCCGTCTTTCCGTCAAACGTCAAGGTTCCGTGAGCCGTCGGTTCAACAAGTTCAGCCGTAAAGGCATCACCATCCGGGTCGTAGTCGTTAGCCATCACGCCTGTGATAACAGTAGCCTTGGTAAGCTTGGTTTCTTCCTTAACCGTATAGGCATCGTCCACAGCAACAGGGGCGTTTTCACGGTCCACCGTTTCAATGGAGAATTCATAAGCAACCGACTTTTTCGTGGGATCGGTAGCCGTAATGGTGACAGCCGTAGAACCTTCCGGATTCGACTTCGTAATCAAATTGAGAATCTTGGTCTTTTTGTAGAGCGTATCGGCAAACAAGACGAGCTTTGCGTTTTCAATTTCTACCGCATAGGTGAGCTCTTCTTCGTCGGCATCGACAAACACCTTGGTAAGGTCGAGTTTCAAGGTGTCGCCTTCGTTCAGAATCACTTCGTCACCAGCAGCATAACCGGTACCAAGTTCCGGAGCATGCTGTTCGCAATTAGAGCCCAGCCATACTGCAGAAACCGAAATGGTATTCGTTGTTCCGTAGTCAGCTACAAAGGCCTGCTTGTAACCGAACTGGAGAGCCTGTTGCTTGGTAAGGTCCAAGGCCTTTGCTGTACCCCAGCCTTCCTGTTCCAAATCTGCGAACGCGATAAAGGTCGTCGTCATTTTTGTCGCAGCCGGAACCATTGCTCCGTAAAAATCGTAATCCTTAATGGTCGACTGTTTGAATTCCAGTCTGAACGGGACTTCCGCGGTATAGGTCAAGCACACGCCCGCATAATCTTCGAGCGAAATCACCCCGTTGCTTTTTGCCCAGGCAAAGCCCATGCCGGCAGCGCTGCTTTCATTAGTCTTGCTCACAGACAAAGTAAGCACTTTGCTCTTGTCTGTCGCCGTTGTAAGCGTAGCCTTTGCGCCAGCCGCTTCAGTTGCGGTAGCCTTTGCATCGGGGTAAGAATACCATCCGTTCAC contains:
- a CDS encoding acetate kinase, with the protein product MRVLVLNCGSSSVKFAVIDTQTKESISSGLVENIGVNGHVKAKGPEGNIDFNFDCPTHAEAVAEVQKFLAEQKLTDTIEAIGHRVVLGGKYVKSEKVTQEVIDYIRSITLFAPLHEPAHATGMECATKFFPGLPQVAVFDTAFHQTMPRKAYLYGIPYKFYEEDKIRRYGAHGTSHRFVTGEAAKILGKKPEDCCFITAHLGNGSSCSAILNGQCVDTTMGFTPLEGLIMGTRSGSIDPAVLFFISKKYGYDIDRLDKLVNKESGLLGLSGLSNDMRTLTQAASEGHVGAQIALETFAYRLTREIGGIAMALPRIDALVFTGGIGENSKLVRKMAMDNLKILGYQIDDARNEDNGKNSGHIISKDGTPTAMVVATNEELLIALDTEALVK
- a CDS encoding Ig-like domain-containing protein — protein: MKRSIMVKKMISWMGALCALAGSAYAASATVWSAADGNGMVPPVNGWYSYPDAKATATEAAGAKATLTTATDKSKVLTLSVSKTNESSAAGMGFAWAKSNGVISLEDYAGVCLTYTAEVPFRLEFKQSTIKDYDFYGAMVPAATKMTTTFIAFADLEQEGWGTAKALDLTKQQALQFGYKQAFVADYGTTNTISVSAVWLGSNCEQHAPELGTGYAAGDEVILNEGDTLKLDLTKVFVDADEEELTYAVEIENAKLVLFADTLYKKTKILNLITKSNPEGSTAVTITATDPTKKSVAYEFSIETVDRENAPVAVDDAYTVKEETKLTKATVITGVMANDYDPDGDAFTAELVEPTAHGTLTFDGKTGGFTYTPEKDFFGEDVFTYQLVESKEDDPKTGNIGTVTIKVTNVDDPLTVVIADSTLTLGEDSYKLGDTLVVAEDFDPVSVMIPLANLQFADPDVAAGETVPVKVKSSGIIKVTYAEFGTDHVVDLEPIENANGVAKVTMFAVDGKDTASVFFYVKVTPVADPPIAVADAYEVMQDTVNAITAKKGVLANDKNPDNAKSLLTAVLVEDATYGKVELAEDGSFTYAAPEEEGEDMFVYVVVNAEGDTSEPVIVNLTIVYKNKAPSIVKGVADTVGTRLAALKEDFLIAKKYTKAEIQSWFTDDTDKVTALTFTARSDDSLLAPTFNSGNLMVNSVADACGEAELILVATDTKGATTELVIPASIECVNDKPRANKSIDTVYVGAKEVVLDTINLKKYMYDPDGDTLEFSMLSKAAEKVLEWEIKDSLMIVKSKSGQTHDVGSVFQFTLIGKDGTDSSSSVIRLILSADPKTSIRPTIAAAPKASWQSAILANRGAVALFDMQGRVMWKAKLPVSEADVRNAAAQVQGRKILQVNKQTWTIK
- a CDS encoding phosphatase PAP2 family protein, with the translated sequence MFKKIAEFDNRVSVYWTNRHFSPKVNKFLKFYVRLGDGYIWGAFAMVLFLHLGWTNFWPILAQALAALVVALALYEGVKLSTKRPRPFAANPQIKAEVPPLDKYSFPSGHTMNNLAVASAVFYAVPQYGWIMMLLPLTWGLLRVYFGVHWLTDIICGFLLGILSFVIGHAVWILLPL